One genomic window of Elaeis guineensis isolate ETL-2024a chromosome 2, EG11, whole genome shotgun sequence includes the following:
- the LOC105058306 gene encoding uncharacterized protein isoform X1: MAETLIPTCTRGIPSNFQNSRSSTAPRRRFPAPVTSIYGHSYPKTAFGFPTRSFGVQRRVLRAEAASSSSAVGEETKGHEESMGIDALHRFIDLNLGKWNGSFYQFDAQGNLLQTVSTKLSASSYGEDELISLIQTLYVKQPPSCTSIAGYDSEPEWTEYKIKETNMFTVDKYQQIGFFPREKAFSLRYQTAGMLETVLRAGVLGEDDTGEETPRNLKIPSHQPSVVCENCLYSLKKDMRARAFHIMDPKGVLEMLLIFLEERGNEERGNEAPNIMSCCSFKDISDKLSPLLGRWEGHSITKRSGVYGATVAKVDTVALLEMDDEGQLIQDITSTTTGSSTTTNVHWTGTVSNNLVSFDGGFQLTLLPGGMYMGCPRDIGRSVAQSQSFHLEFCWMESPEKRQRLVRTYDMEGLAVSSAYFYEIKV, encoded by the exons ATGGCGGAAACCCTAATCCCAACCTGCACTCGAGGAATCCCATCAAATTTCCAGAATTCGAGGTCGAGCACCGCTCCTAGACGCCGGTTTCCAGCTCCGGTTACTTCTATTTACGGCCATTCCTACCCAAAGACTGCTTTTGGCTTCCCCACTCGATCCTTTGGAGTCCAAAGACGGGTGCTTCGAGCGGAggcagcgtcttcttcttccGCTGTGGGGGAGGAGACAAAGGGACATGAGGAATCGATGGGCATTGATGCCTTGCATCGCTTCATTGACCTCAACTTGGGGAAATGGAACGGTTCCTTCTAT CAATTCGATGCTCAAGGGAACTTGCTGCAGACTGTAAGCACGAAGCTTTCGGCCAGCTCCTATGGGGAGGATGAACTGATCAGTCTCATTCAAAC GCTATACGTAAAGCAGCCTCCTTCCTGCACATCAATTGCAGGCTATGATTCTGAACCAGAGTGGACGGAGTACAAAATCAAAGAGACTAACATGTTTACGGTAGACAAGTATCAGCAG ATTGGATTCTTCCCTCGAGAGAAGGCATTTTCTCTCAGGTACCAGACTGCTGGAATGCTGGAAACTGTCCTTAGAGCAGGTGTGCTTGGAGAAGATGACACTGGGGAAGAAACTCCCAG AAACTTGAAGATTCCTTCTCATCAGCCCTCTGTAGTATGTGAGAACTGTCTTTACTCTCTGAAAAAAGATATGAGAGCAAGAGCCTTCCATATAATGGATCCAAAGGGGGTTCTTGAAATGCTTCTTATTTTTCTCGAAGAACGAGGAAATGAGGAACGAGGAAATGAGGCGCCCAACATTATGTCATGTTGCAGTTTCAAG GATATCTCAGATAAATTAAGTCCCTTGCTTGGGCGATGGGAAGGTCATTCTATAACCAAACGCAGTGGTGTATATGGAGCAACAGTTGCCAAGGTTGATACAGTTGCTTTGCTTGAGATGGATGATGAGGGTCAATTAATTCAG GACATAACTTCAACTACAACTGGGAGTAGCACCACCACCAACGTCCATTGGACAGGAACGGTAAGCAACAACTTGGTTAGCTTTGATGGAGGCTTCCAGCTGACCTTACTACCTGGAGGGATGTACATGGGATGCCCTCGTGACATTGGCAGGAGTGTAGCTCAATCACAGTCCTTCCATCTGGAGTTCTGTTGGATGGAGTCACCAGAGAAGAGGCAAAGGCTTGTGCGCACTTATGATATGGAGGGCCTAGCAGTGTCATCGGCTTACTTTTATGAGATCAAAGTATAG
- the LOC105058306 gene encoding uncharacterized protein isoform X2: MRNRWALMPCIASLTSTWGNGTVPSILQQFDAQGNLLQTVSTKLSASSYGEDELISLIQTLYVKQPPSCTSIAGYDSEPEWTEYKIKETNMFTVDKYQQIGFFPREKAFSLRYQTAGMLETVLRAGVLGEDDTGEETPRNLKIPSHQPSVVCENCLYSLKKDMRARAFHIMDPKGVLEMLLIFLEERGNEERGNEAPNIMSCCSFKDISDKLSPLLGRWEGHSITKRSGVYGATVAKVDTVALLEMDDEGQLIQDITSTTTGSSTTTNVHWTGTVSNNLVSFDGGFQLTLLPGGMYMGCPRDIGRSVAQSQSFHLEFCWMESPEKRQRLVRTYDMEGLAVSSAYFYEIKV, translated from the exons ATGAGGAATCGATGGGCATTGATGCCTTGCATCGCTTCATTGACCTCAACTTGGGGAAATGGAACGGTTCCTTCTAT ATTGCAGCAATTCGATGCTCAAGGGAACTTGCTGCAGACTGTAAGCACGAAGCTTTCGGCCAGCTCCTATGGGGAGGATGAACTGATCAGTCTCATTCAAAC GCTATACGTAAAGCAGCCTCCTTCCTGCACATCAATTGCAGGCTATGATTCTGAACCAGAGTGGACGGAGTACAAAATCAAAGAGACTAACATGTTTACGGTAGACAAGTATCAGCAG ATTGGATTCTTCCCTCGAGAGAAGGCATTTTCTCTCAGGTACCAGACTGCTGGAATGCTGGAAACTGTCCTTAGAGCAGGTGTGCTTGGAGAAGATGACACTGGGGAAGAAACTCCCAG AAACTTGAAGATTCCTTCTCATCAGCCCTCTGTAGTATGTGAGAACTGTCTTTACTCTCTGAAAAAAGATATGAGAGCAAGAGCCTTCCATATAATGGATCCAAAGGGGGTTCTTGAAATGCTTCTTATTTTTCTCGAAGAACGAGGAAATGAGGAACGAGGAAATGAGGCGCCCAACATTATGTCATGTTGCAGTTTCAAG GATATCTCAGATAAATTAAGTCCCTTGCTTGGGCGATGGGAAGGTCATTCTATAACCAAACGCAGTGGTGTATATGGAGCAACAGTTGCCAAGGTTGATACAGTTGCTTTGCTTGAGATGGATGATGAGGGTCAATTAATTCAG GACATAACTTCAACTACAACTGGGAGTAGCACCACCACCAACGTCCATTGGACAGGAACGGTAAGCAACAACTTGGTTAGCTTTGATGGAGGCTTCCAGCTGACCTTACTACCTGGAGGGATGTACATGGGATGCCCTCGTGACATTGGCAGGAGTGTAGCTCAATCACAGTCCTTCCATCTGGAGTTCTGTTGGATGGAGTCACCAGAGAAGAGGCAAAGGCTTGTGCGCACTTATGATATGGAGGGCCTAGCAGTGTCATCGGCTTACTTTTATGAGATCAAAGTATAG